A segment of the Sphingomonas cannabina genome:
GTGGCGTTCGACTATGCGGTGCCCAACCAGAACCAGTGCTCGGGCTGTCACGTCCAGGATTTCCATACCCGCGCGGTCGAGCCGATCGGGCTCAAGGCGCGGCACCTCAATCGCGAGTTTCCGGGGGCAGGGGGCGAGATCAACCAGCTCGCGCGCCTCGTCAAGGCCGGCTACCTCACCGGCGTGCCGGCGAGCGGTGTCCCGCGCAACGCCAACTGGGAGGATGTCCGCACCGATACCATCGCCCGTGCGCGCGCCTATCTCGATATCAACTGCAGCCATTGCCACAATCGCGACGGTGCGGCGCGCACCTCGGGCCTGTGGCTCGACGCAGCTACCCACGACCCGCGCCTGCTCGGCGTGTGCAAGCCGCCCGTCGCCGCCGGGCGCGGCACCGGCGACCGGCCGTTCGACGTGGTGCCGGGCGATCCCGACCATTCGATCCTCGCCTATCGCCTCGCCAGCGACGATCCCGGCGTGATGATGCCCGAGCTTGGCCGCGACATCACCCACGACGAGGGCGTGGCGCTGGTCATCCAATACATCCGCACGCTGAAGGGCGCCTGCGTCCAGGACGACGGCACCGAGACCGCGGCGCGATGAGCTGGTCCAACTGGTCCGGCAGCGTCATCGCGTCCGCACCCGTGTTGCGCCCCAGGGACGAGGCGGAGCTGTCCGCCGCGATCCGGCGCGCGGGCAAGGTGCGGGCGACCGGGGCGGGGCACAGCTTCATGCCGCTGTGCGAGTCCGGCGAGCTGATCGTCAGCCTGGAGGACATCGCCGGCGAGCTGACCGTCGCCGCCGACCGCCGCACCGCGCGCATCCCCGCCGGCTGGAGCATCCGCCGGCTGACCGCGGCGCTGTGGGAGGAGGGGCTGGCGCTCGCCAACCAGGGCGACGTCAACCCGCAGTCGCTCGCCGGGGCGATGGCGACCGGCACGCACGGCACCGGGCGCGACCTCGGCTCGCTGGCGACCTTCGCGCGCGGGTTCCGCCTAGTCGGTCCCGACGGCGAGGCGCGGTGGTGCGACGCAGCCGCGAATCCCGATCTCTTCCAGGCGCAGCGGCTGTCGCTCGGCATGTTCGGCATCGCGACCGAAATCGAGGCGGCGGTGGTCCCCGCCTATCACCTCGCCGAGCGGATCGAGAAGCGGCGCTGGGACGAGGTGCGCGAGACCTTCGACACTTTGGTCGAGCAGCATCGCCACGTCGAATTCTGGTTCTTCCCCCACGCCGACAGCGTGATCCTGAAGACGCTGGAGCCGACCGACCCGTGCGATCCGCCGCGCTCCACCACCGACATGGAGGAGACCGCCTTCCGCC
Coding sequences within it:
- a CDS encoding D-arabinono-1,4-lactone oxidase, whose amino-acid sequence is MSWSNWSGSVIASAPVLRPRDEAELSAAIRRAGKVRATGAGHSFMPLCESGELIVSLEDIAGELTVAADRRTARIPAGWSIRRLTAALWEEGLALANQGDVNPQSLAGAMATGTHGTGRDLGSLATFARGFRLVGPDGEARWCDAAANPDLFQAQRLSLGMFGIATEIEAAVVPAYHLAERIEKRRWDEVRETFDTLVEQHRHVEFWFFPHADSVILKTLEPTDPCDPPRSTTDMEETAFRRVLEIARRAPFLTPLLQRGMMRTRFTNRRRGPAHTIFPSDRTIRFEEMEYEMPRAVGLDTLGEVVRWIRRKRLPVTFPFEFRVVAGDDIWMSPMNAGPVAAISMHQYARMPWQALFADAEAIFRANGGRPHWAKRHRLTRADVDALYPMAERYREVRRAADPAAKFLNPHLEALFS
- a CDS encoding SO2930 family diheme c-type cytochrome codes for the protein MIVRLLAALAAALFVAGCGQAPRSVTFHPDENPAKLSAWGLFTVADGRIVPHEGMITYELNTPLFSDYAQKWRTVWMPKGVHASYRPEGAFDFPVGTIVTKTFYYTTPADADDPQTSATVVKMTPATYQSGVDGLDLKHVRLIETRLLIRRASGWVALPYVWDKDGRDATLERTGADVALTLDEGGGRRVAFDYAVPNQNQCSGCHVQDFHTRAVEPIGLKARHLNREFPGAGGEINQLARLVKAGYLTGVPASGVPRNANWEDVRTDTIARARAYLDINCSHCHNRDGAARTSGLWLDAATHDPRLLGVCKPPVAAGRGTGDRPFDVVPGDPDHSILAYRLASDDPGVMMPELGRDITHDEGVALVIQYIRTLKGACVQDDGTETAAR